Proteins from a genomic interval of Lycium ferocissimum isolate CSIRO_LF1 chromosome 2, AGI_CSIRO_Lferr_CH_V1, whole genome shotgun sequence:
- the LOC132047129 gene encoding pentatricopeptide repeat-containing protein At3g28660-like, whose protein sequence is MNYLNNIHLQVRPNNSFQIWKWCMSMAENCTNMRQLKSIHAIYITLGLHRNTYAISKLLDFCALSNSSSSNLNYASRIFSQVQTPNTFLYNTLIKAHSLSPQPELSLHYFNQMLQTNNNDVVPDSFTFPFLLIACANGNLEVEGKQIHSWVIKNSFSVSNAHVQTALIRFYMNCKELGNARKVFDEITDIDVIQCNVLMSGYLQCGQAKEALSIFQDMMGRGVSPDEYCVTTALAACANLGALDQGKWIHEHVMKSEWVESDVFIGSALVDMYAKCGCIQMASEVFESMPTRNKHSWATMIRGFAVHGRPELAISCLEKMQVVDGLKPDGVVVLAVLAACAHAGLQKEGEFLLEKMESLYGVAPEHEHFSCVVDLLCRAGRLDDALELIRRMPMKPRASVWGALLSGCRNHNNVNLAELAVKEILLVEDGNEAEEDSAYVQLSNIHLAARQCDDARQIRRMIGDRGLRKTPGYSAVEIDGIVNEFVSGDVSHACLADIHVALDLIYVDPDFSNLI, encoded by the coding sequence ATGAACTATCTAAACAACATCCATCTCCAAGTTCGACCCAACAACAGTTTCCAAATATGGAAATGGTGCATGTCCATGGCAGAAAACTGCACCAATATGCGCCAACTCAAATCCATCCACGCTATTTACATAACCCTCGGTCTTCACCGCAACACTTACGCAATTAGCAAACTCCTCGATTTTTGTGCCCTCTCAAATTCCAGCAGCAGCAACCTTAACTACGCCTCACGAATATTTTCACAAGTTCAAACACCCAATACATTCCTATACAACACTCTTATTAAGGCCCACTCTCTAAGCCCACAACCCGAATTATCCCTCCATTACTTCAATCAAATGTTACAAACAAATAATAACGATGTGGTACCTGATAGTTTTACATTTCCATTTCTCCTTATTGCTTGCGCTAATGGTAATTTGGAAGTGGAGGGCAAGCAAATACACAGTTGGGTAATCAAGAATTCATTTTCCGTGTCGAATGCACATGTGCAGACTGCATTAATTCGGTTTTACATGAATTGCAAAGAGTTGGGTAATGCTCGTAAAGTGTTCGATGAAATTACTGACATAGATGTTATTCAATGTAATGTTCTTATGAGTGGGTATCTTCAATGTGGACAAGCCAAGGAAGCGTTGAGTATTTTTCAAGATATGATGGGTCGTGGAGTTAGTCCGGATGAGTACTGTGTGACAACAGCACTCGCGGCGTGTGCTAATTTAGGTGCACTTGATCAAGGAAAATGGATTCATGAGCATGTTATGAAGAGTGAGTGGGTTGAATCTGATGTTTTTATTGGCTCTGCTCTTGTTGATATGTATGCGAAGTGTGGGTGTATTCAAATGGCTTCTGAGGTTTTCGAGAGCATGCCTACAAGGAATAAGCATTCATGGGCAACAATGATTCGAGGGTTCGCTGTTCATGGTCGTCCTGAGCTAGCAATAAGCTGTTTGGAGAAAATGCAAGTGGTTGATGGGCTTAAGCCTGATGGCGTTGTCGTTCTTGCAGTGTTAGCAGCATGTGCACATGCAGGGCTTCAGAAAGAAGGCGAGTTTTTGTTGGAAAAGATGGAATCTTTATACGGTGTTGCACCGGAACATGAGCATTTCAGTTGTGTAGTGGACTTGTTATGCAGGGCTGGACGATTGGATGACGCACTTGAGCTTATTAGAAGGATGCCAATGAAACCGCGGGCCTCAGTTTGGGGGGCGTTGTTGAGTGGTTGCCGAAATCACAATAATGTAAATCTTGCAGAACTTGCTGTCAAAGAGATTTTGTTGGTAGAAGATGGCAATGAAGCTGAAGAGGATTCTGCTTATGTTCAGTTATCAAATATACATTTGGCAGCTCGACAATGTGACGATGCACGTCAAATTAGGAGGATGATTGGTGACAGAGGGCTCAGGAAGACACCTGGTTACAGTGCAGTTGAGATTGACGGGATTGTTAATGAGTTTGTGTCTGGAGATGTCTCCCATGCATGTCTAGCTGACATACATGTGGCTCTAGACTTGATATATGTTGATCCCGATTTCAGCAACCTAATATAG
- the LOC132047131 gene encoding uncharacterized protein LOC132047131 — translation MEFFNKAKVVRLKGHLGKYIVADDDEQTVRQSRNGSSKKARWIVELVQGNPHLIRLKSCHNKYLSASDDAFLLGMTGKKVLQALAATATDGSIEWEPIKEGYQVKLRTRGGKFLRANGATPPWRNSITHDLPNRTATQDWVLWDVDVIDVDVLDSESLKSYPSTLSSFSSFGDDECTHRSVSSIPSWPSIESDCSSHSSSGQNGMEFFERAKAVRLQSHLGKYLVADENEQIVRQSQNGSSHRARWTVELVAEKSNVIRLKSCYGLYLTATEQPFLLGMTGKKVLQTVPTKNTDASIEWEPIREGFHVKLRTGEGKYLRANGATPPWRNSITHDVPNRTSTQDWIMWGVDVVDITISDTSESMSSCLSSASSFNSVDDDYTVSPDTGSPNDINYQSRRCKKAPVKQNSGMEFFQKAKSVRLKSHHDKFLLADPDKETVYQDRHGTSRSAKWTIEFPEEVENVIRLKSCYGKYLTATDDQVLLGVTGQKVVQSLPKRLDSSVEWEPMKDGFLVKLKTRYGNYLRANGGLPPWRNSITHDIPHRHHDWILWEVDIVEKLPEPTPKITQSERLDVDSSSSFHFISPTYSASESRDGTDASPMKSEGRLIYYHVADENGNANDAVEGPSFHFKGHGLEELTEKLEEITGLENITVCSRNKINGNLYPLRLALPPNNADMHVVVVPASSKT, via the exons ATGGAGTTCTTCAACAAAGCTAAAGTTGTCAGGCTCAAAGGTCATCTTGGCAAGTACATTGTCGCCGATGATGACGAACAAACCGTCCGACAAAGCCGTAACGGTTCATCAAAAAAGGCACGTTGGATAGTCGAATTGGTCCAAGGCAATCCTCACCTCATACGTCTCAAAAGTTGCCATAACAAATACCTCTCGGCTTCTGACGATGCTTTCCTTCTTGGCATGACGGGTAAAAAGGTACTCCAAGCATTAGCAGCTACTGCAACGGACGGTTCAATTGAGTGGGAGCCTATAAAAGAAGGATACCAAgtgaagttaaggacaaggggAGGCAAATTTCTGAGGGCAAATGGGGCAACACCCCCTTGGAGAAACTCTATAACTCATGATTTACCTAATAGAACTGCAACACAAGATTGGGTGTTATGGGATGTGGATGTGATTGATGTGGATGTGTTAGATTCTGAATCTTTAAAGAGTTATCCTTCAACTCTGTCGAGCTTCTCTTCTTTTGGAGATGATGAATGCACTCATCGCTCTGTTTCGTCAATTCCAAGCTGGCCATCAATTGAATCTGATTGTTCTTCACATTCAAGTTCAGGACAG AATGGCATGGAATTTTTTGAAAGAGCTAAAGCAGTAAGGCTTCAGAGCCACCTCGGAAAATACCTAGTGGCTGACGAAAACGAACAAATTGTTCGACAAAGCCAAAACGGGTCATCGCACAGAGCGCGATGGACAGTCGAATTAGTTGCAGAAAAAAGCAACGTAATTCGACTAAAAAGCTGTTATGGGTTGTACTTAACAGCAACTGAACAGCCATTTCTTCTGGGGATGACTGGTAAAAAGGTTCTTCAAACTGTTCCAACAAAGAATACGGATGCATCAATTGAATGGGAGCCAATACGAGAAGGATTCCATGTGAAGCTTAGAACAGGTGAAGGGAAATATTTGAGGGCTAATGGAGCTACACCACCTTGGAGAAATTCTATAACTCATGATGTTCCTAACAGGACATCTACTCAAGATTGGATTATGTGGGGTGTAGACGTTGTGGACATTACTATTTCAGATACTAGTGAATCAATGTCAAGTTGTTTATCGTCTGCATCGAGTTTTAATTCTGTGGACGATGACTATACGGTTTCTCCTGATACTGGATCCCCAAATGACATAAACTATCAATCCCGAAGGTGTAAGAAGGCACCAGTTAAGCAG AATTCTGGGATGGAATTCTTCCAGAAAGCCAAATCCGTTAGGCTAAAAAGCCACCATGATAAATTCTTATTAGCCGATCCCGATAAAGAAACCGTGTATCAAGATCGCCATGGAACTTCCAGGAGTGCAAAATGGACAATTGAATTCCCTGAAGAAGTCGAAAATGTTATCCGGTTGAAGAGTTGCTATGGCAAATATCTAACAGCCACAGATGACCAAGTCCTTCTTGGTGTCACAGGTCAGAAAGTTGTTCAGAGTTTGCCTAAAAGGTTGGATTCCTCAGTTGAGTGGGAACCAATGAAAGATGGATTCCTTGTGAAGCTTAAAACAAGATATGGGAATTATTTACGCGCTAATGGTGGCTTACCCCCTTGGCGAAATTCAATTACACATGACATACCTCATAGACATCACGATTGGATCTTATGGGAAGTGGATATTGTTGAGAAATTGCCCGAACCAACACCAAAAATTACACAATCAGAACGATTAGACGTTGATTccagttcttcttttcattttatatcCCCTACGTATTCCGCGAGTGAG TCAAGAGATGGAACTGATGCTTCTCCGATGAAATCTGAAGGCCGGTTGATCTATTACCATGTGGCAGATGAAAATGGAAATGCGAATGATGCAGTGGAAGGGCCTTCTTTTCATTTCAAAGGGCATGGGCTAGAGGAACTGACTGAAAAGTTGGAGGAAATTACAGGGCTGGAGAATATTACTGTCTGTTCGCGCAACAAAATCAATGGGAATCTATATCCTCTTCGGTTAGCATTGCCTCCAAACAACGCGgatatgcatgttgtggtagtTCCTGCATCATCCAAAACTTAG
- the LOC132047902 gene encoding LOB domain-containing protein 27-like yields the protein MTVKSGKSRVACAACKYQRRKCTPQCVLASYFPADQPKKFQNAHRLFGVRNIMKILEQLEDEDQKADAMKSIIFESDMREKFPIYGCVECISYLRQQLQLALQELQYVYTQLDIYRQQNLALISSSENSVGNGMFMVPFFSSTEGESSTEGITYPDFDMSNELSSQLSA from the coding sequence ATGACAGTGAAAAGCGGGAAGAGTCGGGTTGCTTGCGCTGCGTGCAAGTATCAAAGAAGAAAATGCACTCCACAGTGTGTTTTAGCTTCTTATTTCCCAGCAGATCAGCCGAAAAAGTTCCAAAACGCGCATCGTCTCTTCGGGGTACGCAAcatcatgaaaattttggagcAATTGGAGGATGAAGATCAAAAAGCTGATGCCATGAAATCTATAATTTTCGAATCTGATATGAGGGAAAAGTTTCCTATCTATGGTTGTGTGGAGTGTATTTCTTATCTTCGCCAACAGTTGCAGCTTGCCTTACAAGAACTTCAGTATGTATACACTCAGCTTGATATCTATAGACAACAAAATTTAGCACTAATTTCTTCTAGTGAAAATTCTGTTGGCAATGGGATGTTCATGGTCCCATTCTTCTCTAGTACTGAAGGTGAGTCCAGTACTGAAGGAATCACATATCCTGATTTTGATATGTCAAATGAGCTTAGTAGTCAACTGTCTGCTTAA
- the LOC132047132 gene encoding pentatricopeptide repeat-containing protein At5g39980, chloroplastic has translation MSTLLLSTSASNFCIPLSPFSQQHRITILVHYTKHKPLRNHFIVFSLSATSSTKDVWRKTTLKTPPFSSSNHRPYRRKQQSNTYLDHSVDMDDLLSSIGQTTNEHELFALMSPYKNRNLSMRFMVTLLSRESDWQRSLALLDWINEVALYTPSVFAYNVALRNVLRAKQWGLAYGLFDEMRQRALSPDRYTYSTLITHFGKEGLFDDALSWLQKMEQDHVSGDLVLYSNLIELSRKLCDYSKAISIFSRLKSSGITPDLVAYNTMINVFGKAKLFREARLLVKEMRSVGVMPDTVSYSTLLTMYVENQKFLEALSVFSEMNEVKCPLDLTTCNIMIDVYGQLDMAKEADRLFWSMRKMGIEPNVVSYNTLLRVYGEAELFGEAIHLFRLMQRKSIEQNVVTYNTMIKIYGKTLEHEKANNLIQEMQNIGIEPNAITYSTIISIWGKVGKLDRAAILFQKLRSSGVEIDQVLYQTMIVAYERAGLVAHAKRLLHELKRPDNIPRETAIAILARSGRIEEATWVFRQAFDAGELKDIAVFECMIELYSRNRKYTNLIEVFEKMKGAGYFPNSNVIALVLNAYGKLQEFEKADMVYKEMQEEGCVFSDEVHFQMLSLYGARRNYEMVETLYEKLDTNPNVNKKELHLVVAGIYERANRVNDAARIVNRMTYRGTM, from the coding sequence ATGTCCACGCTTTTGCTCTCAACTTCTGCTTCCAATTTCTGCATTCCATTATCTCCATTTTCTCAACAACATCGAATCACTATCCTCGTACACTACACTAAACATAAGCCACTCCGAAACCATTTCATTGTCTTTTCACTCTCCGCCACGTCATCAACAAAAGATGTCTGGAGAAAAACAACACTTAAAACGCCGCCATTTTCGTCTTCTAACCATCGACCGTACCGGCGAAAACAGCAGTCAAATACGTACTTGGACCACAGCGTTGACATGGATGATTTATTGTCATCAATTGGACAGACAACTAATGAACACGAACTGTTTGCGTTAATGTCGCCTTATAAAAACCGAAATCTTTCAATGCGGTTCATGGTCACGCTTCTTTCACGTGAGTCTGACTGGCAACGCTCGTTAGCTTTGCTTGATTGGATTAATGAAGTGGCGCTTTATACTCCCTCTGTGTTTGCGTACAATGTTGCTTTGCGTAATGTATTACGTGCGAAGCAGTGGGGTCTTGCATATGGACTGTTTGATGAAATGCGTCAAAGAGCTTTGTCACCTGATAGGTACACTTATTCCACTCTTATTACCCATTTTGGTAAAGAGGGGTTGTTTGATGATGCTTTATCTTGGCTTCAAAAGATGGAACAGGATCATGTTAGTGGTGATCTTGTTTTGTATAGTAATTTGATCGAATTGTCAAGAAAGCTGTGTGATTATTCTAAGGCGATTTCGATTTTTTCTAGACTGAAAAGCTCAGGGATTACTCCTGATCTTGTTGCTTATAATACCATGATTAATGTGTTTGGAAAAGCAAAGCTTTTTCGCGAAGCGAGATTGTTAGTCAAAGAGATGAGGTCAGTGGGCGTTATGCCGGATACAGTAAGTTACTCGACGCTCTTGACTATGTATGTTGAGAACCAAAAGTTTCTGGAGGCGCTATCGGTTTTCTCCGAGATGAATGAGGTGAAGTGCCCTCTTGATCTCACAACTTGTAATATAATGATTGATGTTTATGGACAGCTTGATATGGCAAAAGAGGCAGATAGATTGTTTTGGAGTATGAGGAAAATGGGAATTGAACCAAATGTTGTCAGCTACAATACTCTTTTGAGGGTTTATGGTGAGGCTGAGCTTTTCGGGGAAGCTATACATTTGTTTCGATTGATGCAGAGGAAAAGTATTGAACAAAATGTTGTGACTTACAACACAATGATTAAGATTTATGGGAAGACATTGGAGCATGAGAAAGCTAACAATCTGATTCAAGAAATGCAGAACATAGGAATTGAGCCCAATGCCATTACCTACTCGACCATAATATCTATATGGGGTAAAGTGGGAAAATTAGATCGAGCAGCTATTTTATTCCAGAAGCTTAGGAGTTCTGGAGTTGAAATTGATCAGGTTCTATATCAGACGATGATTGTAGCATACGAGAGAGCTGGTTTGGTTGCGCATGCTAAACGTTTGTTGCATGAGTTGAAGCGCCCCGACAATATTCCTAGAGAAACTGCAATAGCGATTCTTGCCAGATCTGGACGAATAGAGGAAGCTACATGGGTGTTCAGACAAGCTTTTGATGCTGGAGAGTTGAAGGATATTGCAGTTTTTGAGTGTATGATAGAGTTATATTCCAGAAATAGGAAGTACACTAATCTCATAGAGGTATTCGAGAAGATGAAGGGAGCAGGATATTTTCCTAATTCTAATGTGATTGCTTTAGTCCTTAATGCTTATGGGAAGTTGCAGGAGTTTGAAAAGGCAGACATGGTATATAAAGAGATGCAAGAAGAGGGATGCGTTTTCTCGGATGAAGTTCACTTTCAAATGCTAAGTCTTTATGGTGCTAGAAGGAATTACGAGATGGTCGAGACATTGTATGAGAAACTGGACACCAATCCTAATGTTAACAAGAAAGAGTTGCATCTAGTTGTTGCTGGCATTTATGAAAGAGCAAATAGAGTGAACGATGCAGCTAGAATTGTAAATCGGATGACTTATAGAGGCACTATGTGA